One window of Alkaliphilus metalliredigens QYMF genomic DNA carries:
- a CDS encoding ribose-phosphate diphosphokinase: protein MNTSGSGIKIFCGNSNTELASKIAEILGGEIGEAEVSTFSDGEISVNILETVRGADVFVVQSTNPPVNDNLMELLIMIDAFKRASAGRITAVLPYYGYARQDRKAKARDPITAKLVADILTTAGADRVLTMDLHAAQIQGYFNIPVDHLLGVPILAKYFKEKNLKDVVVVSPDLGSVTRARNLANHLDAPIAIIDKRRPKANVAEIMNIIGEIEGKNVILIDDMIDTAGTITQGANALKEFGAKDVYACCTHPVLSGPAMERIENSVIKELIITDTIPLPPEKHSDKIKIMTVAPVFAEAIRRIYNNVSVSKLFD from the coding sequence ATGAATACGAGTGGAAGTGGGATAAAAATATTTTGTGGTAATTCAAATACAGAGTTAGCAAGTAAAATTGCTGAGATTCTTGGTGGAGAGATTGGAGAGGCTGAAGTATCAACCTTCAGTGATGGCGAAATTTCCGTTAATATTTTGGAAACTGTTCGTGGGGCAGATGTATTCGTTGTGCAATCAACAAACCCTCCAGTGAACGACAACTTAATGGAATTACTCATTATGATTGACGCCTTTAAGCGTGCTTCAGCAGGAAGGATTACTGCAGTGCTGCCATACTACGGATATGCGAGACAAGATCGAAAGGCAAAAGCCAGAGATCCAATTACAGCCAAGCTAGTGGCAGACATCTTGACGACTGCAGGTGCGGATCGCGTATTAACAATGGACTTACATGCTGCTCAAATTCAAGGATACTTTAATATTCCAGTGGATCACCTATTAGGGGTACCGATTCTAGCAAAATACTTCAAGGAAAAGAACCTCAAGGATGTTGTTGTTGTTTCACCTGACCTCGGCAGTGTTACCCGGGCAAGAAATCTTGCAAACCATTTAGATGCACCTATTGCCATCATTGACAAACGAAGACCTAAGGCAAATGTGGCAGAGATCATGAATATTATTGGAGAAATTGAGGGTAAAAATGTAATTTTAATTGATGACATGATTGATACAGCAGGAACCATTACCCAAGGAGCCAATGCCCTAAAGGAATTTGGCGCCAAGGATGTGTATGCATGTTGCACCCATCCTGTATTATCTGGACCTGCCATGGAAAGAATTGAAAATTCCGTCATCAAGGAGTTAATTATCACCGATACCATTCCACTACCGCCAGAAAAACACAGTGATAAGATCAAGATTATGACTGTGGCCCCAGTTTTCGCAGAGGCCATTCGAAGAATCTACAATAATGTTTCTGTTAGCAAATTATTTGATTAG
- a CDS encoding putative polysaccharide biosynthesis protein has translation MKKETFLKGAFILGMAGLVVKVLGAFFRIPLGIIIGSEGLGYYQVGYPIFTLLLSFSTQGFPTAISKLVSEKRAKGNPGGAHKVFRTSFSILLGLGVIGSLTLGFGAHYLVTKVVQSPNAYYAVLALAPALFFVPLLAAFRGYFQGMKNMAPTAISQVVEQAGRVILGLTLAVVLLNRGVHYAAAGAAFGATIGGVFGLSVISIIYLRHKKRILAQFDRLPDEQEEPTRGIIKDLVTIAVPITIGGAVMPLINIVDTMIVLRRLQAIGFTYEEANSLFGQLTGMAATLVNLPQVLTVALAMSMVPVISESKTRGDYDTIRADTQSAMRVSIMIGLPAAIGLAVLSGPIMQLLFPNEPASVGEILFFLSLAVLFLTQLQTLTGVLQGLGKPFIPVRNLMIGAGTKLVVTYVLTGVPALNVRGAAIGTVVAYLVAAVLNFIDVKKYTGTKFDLYQTFVKPIVAVIFMGVTVGVTYAQLSGIIGNSLATISAIGIGAVIYGGILLKTDAITQDDFDLLPGGGKISKVLKKAGLMK, from the coding sequence ATGAAAAAAGAGACCTTTTTAAAGGGTGCATTTATTTTAGGGATGGCAGGATTAGTTGTAAAAGTATTAGGGGCTTTCTTTCGAATTCCCTTAGGAATTATTATTGGGTCTGAGGGGTTAGGCTATTATCAAGTGGGGTATCCTATATTCACCCTACTATTATCCTTTTCCACCCAAGGGTTTCCTACCGCCATTTCCAAGCTAGTTTCTGAAAAAAGGGCTAAAGGAAATCCAGGAGGAGCCCATAAAGTATTTAGAACGTCATTTTCTATTCTATTAGGTCTAGGCGTCATAGGCTCTTTGACATTAGGCTTTGGAGCGCACTATTTAGTTACAAAGGTAGTACAAAGCCCCAACGCTTACTATGCTGTGTTGGCCTTAGCACCGGCTCTGTTTTTTGTTCCTTTACTAGCCGCATTTAGAGGCTACTTCCAAGGGATGAAAAATATGGCCCCCACTGCAATATCTCAAGTGGTAGAGCAGGCTGGACGCGTGATTTTAGGATTGACGTTAGCCGTAGTGCTATTGAATAGAGGCGTTCACTATGCTGCCGCTGGAGCTGCCTTTGGGGCAACCATCGGAGGCGTTTTTGGGCTCAGCGTGATATCAATTATATATTTAAGACATAAAAAACGAATTCTAGCCCAATTTGATCGTTTACCCGATGAGCAGGAAGAGCCAACAAGGGGAATTATCAAGGATCTTGTGACCATTGCAGTGCCGATTACCATTGGGGGCGCAGTGATGCCATTGATTAATATCGTTGATACCATGATTGTCTTGAGAAGGCTACAGGCCATCGGCTTTACCTATGAGGAAGCAAACAGTTTATTTGGACAACTAACAGGAATGGCAGCAACCCTGGTGAACCTACCACAGGTGCTAACTGTTGCACTGGCCATGAGTATGGTCCCTGTCATTTCCGAATCTAAAACAAGAGGAGATTATGACACAATTAGGGCGGATACCCAATCGGCCATGCGTGTGTCCATCATGATTGGACTGCCAGCAGCCATTGGATTAGCTGTATTGTCAGGACCCATTATGCAACTATTATTCCCTAATGAGCCAGCCTCTGTAGGCGAGATTTTATTCTTCTTATCCTTGGCTGTATTATTCCTAACACAATTACAAACCCTAACAGGAGTGCTACAAGGACTAGGTAAACCATTTATTCCTGTTAGAAACCTGATGATCGGTGCAGGGACAAAGCTAGTTGTCACCTATGTGCTAACGGGGGTTCCAGCCCTCAACGTAAGGGGAGCAGCCATCGGAACTGTGGTGGCCTATCTTGTGGCGGCGGTGCTCAACTTTATTGATGTGAAAAAGTATACAGGAACAAAGTTTGATTTATACCAAACATTTGTGAAACCCATTGTGGCAGTCATATTCATGGGAGTAACAGTAGGGGTGACATATGCCCAATTGTCTGGTATCATAGGCAATAGCCTAGCTACCATTAGTGCCATTGGTATCGGAGCTGTTATTTATGGGGGAATCCTTTTAAAGACAGATGCCATTACACAGGATGATTTTGATTTATTACCTGGGGGCGGTAAAATATCTAAGGTGTTGAAGAAGGCTGGATTGATGAAATAG
- the pth gene encoding aminoacyl-tRNA hydrolase → MYIIVGLGNPGKKYSGTRHNVGFDVIDLLAHRLGITVNKLKHKALYGEARIGGEKVILAKPQTFMNLSGESIREMMQFYKIDPENLIVIYDDIDVKVGSLRIRQSGSAGTHNGMKSTIYQLQTDAFPRIRIGVGRPEFGDLSNYVLGSFTKDEIPLMKESLERATLTVESIVIDGIDKAMNRYNG, encoded by the coding sequence ATGTACATCATCGTTGGACTAGGAAATCCAGGTAAAAAATATAGTGGAACAAGACATAATGTTGGCTTTGATGTCATTGATCTCTTAGCCCACAGGCTAGGGATAACTGTCAATAAACTGAAGCACAAGGCCCTCTATGGAGAGGCACGTATTGGGGGAGAAAAGGTGATTTTGGCTAAACCCCAAACATTTATGAATTTAAGTGGTGAAAGCATACGAGAGATGATGCAGTTTTATAAGATTGATCCCGAAAACCTCATTGTTATTTATGATGACATTGATGTGAAGGTAGGCTCATTGCGGATTCGACAAAGTGGAAGCGCAGGAACCCATAATGGTATGAAGTCTACGATTTATCAGCTGCAGACCGATGCATTCCCACGGATTCGAATCGGTGTGGGGCGACCTGAATTTGGTGACTTATCTAACTACGTACTAGGTTCCTTTACAAAGGACGAAATTCCCTTAATGAAGGAATCCCTTGAACGAGCAACCTTGACTGTGGAGTCCATTGTCATAGATGGAATTGATAAAGCCATGAATCGGTACAATGGATAG
- the glmU gene encoding bifunctional UDP-N-acetylglucosamine diphosphorylase/glucosamine-1-phosphate N-acetyltransferase GlmU has translation MKLKAIILAAGTGTRMKSKMPKVLHKVCGQTMLGHVIDVSKDSKAEECIVVVGHGAEEVQKTLPEGVKTVLQAEQLGTGHAVMVAEEHIETQGTVLVLYGDGPLITEETLNALMTYHQEGKYSATVLTAELENPTGYGRIIRDDDDRLKTIVEEKDTTVGEKEVREINSGIYCFDSKVLKETLPKIQNNNSQKEYYLTDALTIIKQEGLKVGVYQIENYEDIMAVNSREQLAEVEEVMQRRIVKKHMEAGVTFIDPQSTYIEKTVKVGMDTILHPGVILKGATEIGEDCIIGHNSRIENSILKNGIEVQSSTIIESTIDDHATIGPYAYLRPQSHIGKHVKVGDFVEVKNATIDDHSKAAHLAYIGDAEIGKHVNIGCGVIFVNYDGIKKHKTIIKDHAFVGSNSNLVAPITIQESAFVASGSTITREVPAGALAVGRSRQENKEGWVARKGVGKK, from the coding sequence ATGAAACTGAAGGCAATCATATTGGCGGCAGGAACAGGAACAAGAATGAAGTCGAAAATGCCTAAGGTACTTCACAAGGTATGTGGACAAACAATGTTAGGACATGTCATCGATGTGTCAAAGGATTCTAAGGCTGAAGAATGCATTGTTGTTGTGGGACATGGGGCTGAGGAAGTTCAGAAAACCTTACCTGAGGGAGTCAAGACAGTGTTACAGGCAGAGCAACTAGGAACCGGTCATGCGGTGATGGTGGCAGAGGAACATATTGAGACCCAAGGAACAGTATTGGTGCTCTACGGAGATGGACCATTAATTACAGAAGAAACATTAAATGCATTGATGACCTATCACCAAGAAGGGAAGTATAGTGCCACTGTGTTAACAGCAGAACTTGAAAATCCAACTGGGTACGGTAGAATTATCCGAGATGATGATGATCGGTTAAAAACCATTGTAGAGGAGAAGGATACCACGGTAGGAGAAAAGGAAGTCAGAGAAATTAATTCCGGGATCTATTGCTTTGATTCTAAGGTCCTAAAGGAAACACTTCCAAAAATTCAAAACAATAATTCCCAAAAAGAATACTACTTAACCGATGCCCTGACCATTATAAAGCAAGAGGGGTTAAAGGTAGGGGTATACCAGATCGAAAACTATGAAGACATTATGGCGGTGAACTCCAGAGAACAATTGGCTGAAGTAGAGGAAGTCATGCAAAGGCGGATTGTGAAGAAGCATATGGAAGCAGGCGTTACATTTATTGATCCCCAAAGTACCTATATTGAAAAAACCGTGAAGGTCGGAATGGATACCATTCTTCACCCAGGCGTAATCCTTAAGGGCGCCACAGAAATAGGAGAAGATTGTATCATTGGACATAACAGCCGTATTGAAAACAGTATCCTTAAAAATGGCATTGAAGTTCAGAGCTCCACAATTATTGAAAGTACAATAGATGATCACGCTACCATTGGACCCTATGCCTATCTAAGGCCCCAGAGTCACATTGGAAAGCATGTTAAAGTTGGGGATTTTGTAGAAGTTAAAAATGCCACAATAGACGATCATTCCAAGGCTGCTCACCTAGCCTATATAGGAGATGCAGAGATTGGAAAGCATGTGAACATTGGTTGTGGTGTTATTTTTGTCAATTATGATGGAATCAAAAAGCATAAGACAATTATAAAGGATCATGCCTTTGTAGGTAGTAACAGTAACCTTGTGGCCCCTATTACCATACAGGAATCAGCCTTTGTAGCTAGTGGATCCACCATTACAAGGGAAGTCCCTGCAGGCGCTTTGGCCGTTGGACGAAGCCGACAAGAAAATAAAGAAGGCTGGGTAGCACGAAAAGGAGTAGGGAAAAAATAA
- a CDS encoding peptidylprolyl isomerase, translated as MKKIKNKSIGLLTALLAIMLLITACSTPAQLSQDAAAEVNGATVSMEEFDKTLALFKLSYEMQYGYNEDIFQQDIGGMTLLENIKEGIMEKLISDVLIAEKAVESGLTVSEEEITEAYEPYRVYEESDENFSAFLKENEIDETFIREQVKKDILLFKYRDFYNENLEMTEEAARKFFDENPEMFSTQEASARHILVADLALADELVVRLESGEDFATLAQEYSTDPGSAVQGGDLGFFPRGVMVPEFEEASFTQPIGEVGAPVQTQHGYHIILVEDRVDNSYDFDEMKESIMGYLKNLEFEKHLEELVGNAEVQKRESL; from the coding sequence GTGAAGAAGATAAAAAATAAATCAATTGGTTTATTGACTGCACTGCTTGCGATCATGTTATTGATCACAGCTTGCTCTACCCCTGCACAACTTAGCCAGGATGCTGCGGCTGAAGTAAATGGGGCCACTGTTTCCATGGAAGAGTTTGATAAAACATTGGCTCTTTTTAAACTAAGCTATGAAATGCAATATGGCTATAATGAAGACATTTTCCAACAAGATATTGGCGGGATGACATTATTAGAGAACATCAAAGAAGGCATTATGGAGAAACTGATATCAGATGTATTAATTGCTGAAAAAGCAGTTGAAAGTGGATTAACAGTATCTGAAGAAGAAATTACAGAAGCCTATGAGCCTTATCGAGTGTATGAAGAAAGTGATGAAAACTTCAGTGCATTTCTAAAAGAGAATGAAATTGATGAGACATTTATTAGAGAGCAGGTAAAAAAAGATATCCTTTTATTTAAATACCGAGACTTTTACAATGAAAATTTAGAAATGACAGAAGAAGCAGCTAGAAAGTTTTTTGATGAGAATCCAGAAATGTTCTCAACGCAAGAGGCAAGTGCAAGACATATATTAGTAGCAGATCTGGCACTAGCCGATGAGTTGGTTGTGCGTTTAGAATCCGGTGAAGACTTTGCCACCCTAGCCCAAGAATATTCTACTGACCCAGGCAGTGCAGTACAAGGTGGAGACTTAGGATTTTTCCCAAGGGGAGTCATGGTTCCGGAGTTTGAAGAAGCTTCCTTTACACAGCCCATTGGAGAAGTAGGTGCACCTGTACAAACACAGCACGGATATCACATCATTTTAGTTGAAGATCGTGTTGACAATTCCTATGACTTTGATGAAATGAAAGAATCCATTATGGGTTACCTAAAGAACCTTGAGTTTGAAAAACATTTAGAAGAATTAGTTGGAAATGCAGAGGTTCAGAAAAGAGAATCATTATAG
- the mfd gene encoding transcription-repair coupling factor: MDKKMLLSPLRQSLEYHQLLDRVNLEKTPVAIHGLNDSQKGHMSYGLFDDSNEQVCILTYSEVEARKIEQDLKFYIGDRGLFFPSREVIFYDLKAQTDHAQQERMETLQKIATGEKHVVVASIESLLLKLIPPALYKKDQISFKVGESIDLEKVTETFVKQGYERVEQVEGNGQFSIRGGIIDIYSGGEISPYRIELFDDEVDSIRQFQVDTQRSTQKVQELLIYPVAETIIEPSAVESVIQAIEAEGAALSKKLKGGPKERLAEKVAEVSNKFREFGHFNGVEQYAPYLYEQEASLLDYLNPNALVIIDEPQRCKERVRGYEGEFKENFKTLLERGEVLPTQGNLLLAYDKLVKSVLERRVITLSLLPKNTPDFPPKEIINFMARPVQSFHGKINLLIDELKSLQYKGYKIVLLPGTKERALRLLELLRERGIPVEFVVSHKEEIVSGQIFIMQGSINRGFEYSSMKYMTITDYEIYGVHKRKKKERRRKDAVSIKSFVDLQVGDHVVHEGHGIGKYIGIEELSVEGIKKDYIKIRYSGEDHLYVPTDQMNLIQKYIGSDKGSPKLNKLGGVEWVKTKGKVKKAIEDMAEELLKLYAERRRNKGHAFGNDGEWQKQFEDLFPYEETPDQLKSIEEVKADMEQEGAMDRLLCGDVGYGKTEVAIRAGFKAVMDSKQVAFLVPTTILAQQHFNNFKQRFSGFPVTVEMLSRFKTPAQQKQVLEGVRTGNVDVLIGTHRLLSKDIEFKDLGLLIVDEEQRFGVKHKERMKQMKESIDVLTLTATPIPRTLHMSMVGIRDMSVIEDPPEERFPVQTYVIPYNESMIIDAITKEMARGGQTYYVYNRVDGIHQVARKLQELIPEARVAVGHGQMGERELEMLMMDYLDGVYDVLVCTTIIETGLDISNVNTIMIHDADKLGLSQLYQLRGRVGRSSQQGYAYLMYQRDKILSEVAEKRLKAIKEFTEFGSGFKIAMRDLEIRGAGNLLGSQQHGHMASIGYDLYIKLLEETMAEMKGEVVEKYEDTNMELNVNAYIPERFIGSSTHKIEIYKKIASIRNQEDLYAIEEEIEDRFGDIPMSVRNLLMISYIKALGNQIRVQTITQKEKEIRIQFTRSQKLKPENIGSVLHQYPRKVSFHGSDQPYLIYQIRTADQYKLLTEIKEVIEKISGFHNEADSV, translated from the coding sequence ATGGACAAAAAAATGTTATTATCTCCCCTACGACAAAGTCTTGAGTATCATCAACTGCTAGATCGGGTGAATTTAGAAAAGACACCGGTGGCAATACATGGACTCAATGATTCCCAAAAAGGACATATGAGCTATGGCTTGTTTGATGATTCCAATGAACAGGTATGTATCTTAACCTATAGTGAGGTAGAGGCTAGAAAAATTGAGCAGGATTTAAAGTTCTATATCGGAGACCGTGGCCTCTTTTTCCCCTCAAGAGAGGTTATCTTTTATGATTTAAAAGCCCAAACCGACCATGCACAGCAGGAAAGAATGGAAACCCTGCAAAAGATCGCCACAGGAGAAAAACATGTGGTGGTGGCATCCATTGAGTCTCTTTTATTAAAATTGATTCCTCCAGCCCTTTACAAAAAGGATCAGATCAGCTTCAAGGTGGGAGAGAGCATTGACCTCGAAAAGGTCACCGAGACATTTGTGAAGCAAGGATATGAGCGGGTAGAACAAGTGGAGGGAAATGGACAGTTTAGTATCCGTGGGGGTATCATTGACATTTATTCTGGGGGAGAGATATCTCCCTATCGAATTGAGTTGTTTGATGATGAAGTAGACTCCATACGGCAATTTCAGGTAGATACCCAGCGCTCTACTCAAAAGGTACAAGAGCTACTGATTTATCCCGTGGCTGAAACCATCATTGAACCAAGTGCAGTGGAAAGTGTGATTCAGGCCATTGAAGCTGAAGGAGCGGCCTTATCCAAAAAATTAAAGGGTGGCCCCAAGGAGCGGTTGGCTGAAAAGGTGGCGGAGGTCAGTAACAAATTCCGTGAGTTTGGACACTTCAACGGTGTAGAACAATATGCCCCCTATCTTTATGAGCAAGAGGCCTCATTATTAGATTATTTAAATCCCAATGCCCTGGTAATCATAGATGAACCCCAAAGATGTAAGGAAAGGGTCAGGGGCTATGAAGGGGAATTTAAAGAGAATTTTAAGACATTACTAGAGCGGGGAGAAGTGCTTCCCACCCAGGGAAATCTACTTCTTGCCTACGATAAATTAGTGAAAAGTGTATTGGAACGAAGGGTCATTACCCTATCATTACTTCCTAAAAACACACCAGACTTTCCCCCAAAGGAAATTATCAACTTCATGGCACGACCCGTTCAGTCCTTTCATGGGAAAATCAATTTATTGATTGATGAGCTGAAAAGTCTTCAATATAAAGGCTATAAAATTGTGTTACTGCCGGGAACAAAGGAAAGGGCCCTGCGCCTATTGGAGCTTTTGCGGGAAAGGGGAATTCCTGTAGAATTTGTTGTGAGCCATAAAGAAGAGATTGTATCGGGACAAATTTTCATTATGCAAGGAAGCATCAATCGAGGCTTTGAATATTCATCCATGAAATATATGACCATTACAGATTATGAGATTTATGGGGTTCATAAACGGAAGAAGAAGGAACGCAGGCGAAAAGATGCAGTCAGTATTAAATCCTTTGTGGATCTACAGGTGGGAGACCACGTGGTTCATGAGGGACATGGAATCGGTAAATATATAGGCATAGAGGAACTAAGCGTTGAGGGTATCAAAAAGGACTATATTAAAATTCGTTATTCCGGTGAAGACCACCTCTATGTACCTACAGACCAAATGAACCTCATACAAAAGTATATCGGAAGTGACAAAGGCAGCCCTAAACTCAACAAGCTTGGGGGTGTGGAATGGGTCAAGACAAAGGGAAAAGTTAAAAAAGCCATTGAGGATATGGCGGAGGAGTTATTAAAGCTTTATGCCGAAAGAAGAAGAAACAAGGGCCATGCCTTTGGGAATGATGGGGAATGGCAAAAACAATTCGAAGATCTCTTCCCCTATGAGGAAACCCCAGATCAGCTAAAGAGTATCGAAGAGGTCAAGGCTGATATGGAGCAGGAGGGTGCAATGGACCGCTTACTCTGTGGAGATGTAGGATATGGAAAAACAGAGGTGGCTATCCGGGCTGGATTCAAGGCAGTCATGGACAGCAAGCAGGTGGCCTTCCTGGTGCCCACAACCATTTTAGCCCAGCAACATTTTAATAATTTTAAACAACGATTTTCAGGGTTCCCAGTGACGGTGGAAATGCTCAGTCGCTTCAAAACCCCAGCCCAACAAAAACAAGTTTTAGAAGGAGTCAGAACAGGAAATGTGGATGTACTGATTGGAACCCATCGCCTGTTATCCAAGGATATTGAGTTTAAGGACCTAGGTCTACTCATCGTTGATGAAGAACAGCGATTTGGTGTCAAGCATAAGGAACGAATGAAGCAAATGAAGGAGTCCATTGATGTCTTGACATTAACGGCAACGCCGATTCCTAGGACATTGCATATGTCCATGGTAGGGATTCGAGACATGAGTGTGATCGAAGACCCACCAGAGGAAAGATTCCCAGTTCAAACCTATGTGATTCCTTACAATGAATCAATGATCATTGATGCCATCACAAAGGAGATGGCTCGGGGGGGACAGACCTATTATGTATATAATCGAGTGGATGGAATCCATCAAGTGGCAAGAAAGCTACAGGAGTTGATCCCGGAGGCCAGAGTGGCGGTTGGACATGGGCAAATGGGTGAACGAGAGCTAGAAATGCTCATGATGGATTACCTAGACGGGGTATATGATGTGTTGGTTTGTACCACCATCATTGAAACGGGACTAGATATATCCAATGTCAACACCATTATGATCCATGATGCAGATAAGCTAGGGCTTTCTCAGCTGTACCAGCTCCGAGGACGGGTTGGACGTTCCAGCCAGCAGGGCTATGCCTACCTGATGTACCAAAGAGATAAAATTCTATCAGAGGTGGCAGAAAAACGTTTGAAGGCCATTAAGGAGTTTACGGAGTTTGGATCTGGCTTTAAAATTGCCATGAGGGATTTAGAGATCCGTGGTGCAGGAAACCTATTGGGATCTCAGCAGCATGGACATATGGCTTCCATCGGTTATGATCTGTATATTAAGCTACTAGAAGAAACCATGGCAGAAATGAAGGGTGAAGTGGTGGAAAAGTACGAGGACACCAACATGGAACTCAATGTCAACGCCTATATTCCAGAGCGCTTTATTGGTAGTTCCACCCATAAGATTGAAATTTATAAAAAGATTGCTTCCATCAGGAACCAGGAGGATCTCTATGCCATAGAGGAAGAGATTGAAGATCGCTTTGGAGACATCCCCATGAGTGTGAGAAATCTTTTAATGATTTCATATATTAAAGCCCTGGGAAATCAAATTCGTGTTCAAACCATTACCCAAAAAGAAAAGGAAATACGAATACAGTTTACGAGGAGCCAGAAACTGAAGCCCGAAAACATTGGGAGCGTCCTGCATCAATATCCTAGGAAGGTCAGTTTCCATGGAAGCGATCAACCCTATTTGATCTATCAGATTCGAACGGCGGATCAATATAAGCTATTAACAGAGATCAAGGAAGTAATAGAAAAAATTAGTGGTTTCCATAACGAGGCGGATTCGGTATAA
- the spoVT gene encoding stage V sporulation protein T: protein MKATGIVRRIDDLGRVVIPKEIRRTLRIREGDPLEIFTDREGEVILKKYSPIGELSEFATEYAESLHEALGHIAMVTDRDTVVSVAGGSKKEYLEKRVSKSLEKAMEEREVSVLNKGDKLHPLVIDEGEEPRFLAQVIAPIVTHGDPIGSVILCSKDQNITMGEMEAKIAETAAAFLSKQMEQ from the coding sequence GTGAAGGCCACAGGAATCGTAAGACGTATTGATGATTTAGGTAGAGTTGTCATCCCAAAGGAGATTCGAAGGACCCTGAGGATTAGAGAAGGAGATCCACTAGAGATCTTCACTGATCGAGAAGGAGAAGTCATCTTAAAGAAGTATTCCCCTATTGGAGAATTAAGTGAATTTGCTACAGAATATGCAGAATCTTTACATGAGGCACTAGGACATATTGCAATGGTTACAGACAGAGATACTGTTGTTTCTGTAGCTGGTGGTTCTAAAAAGGAATATTTAGAAAAAAGAGTCAGTAAATCCTTAGAAAAGGCAATGGAAGAGCGAGAGGTGTCTGTTCTAAATAAAGGGGATAAGCTTCACCCCCTTGTGATAGATGAAGGAGAAGAACCTCGATTTTTAGCACAAGTCATCGCTCCCATCGTCACCCATGGAGATCCAATTGGAAGTGTTATTCTGTGTTCAAAGGACCAAAATATTACAATGGGAGAAATGGAGGCGAAGATTGCAGAAACAGCAGCAGCCTTCCTTTCAAAACAGATGGAGCAATAA